A single window of Vibrio sp. SCSIO 43137 DNA harbors:
- a CDS encoding PilW family protein — MRSKGFTLVEMVITIIVLGVIFLGFTGILETGTKGYIDSVDRQKVQNQARFVIEKMSREIRHAVPNSFATTSSTSAKCINFYPIVRSGFYSRNQTSGKVDFVVTNQGVQLPSPVSESLVINPSRNADLTSGKQFKSLSGCRDSADSSCTESQPASGVYVYSIDDDFNSHSVANRYYTYNGEVSYCISSSGNLTRNTVIVAEEVNFTQSRFEYLQATLQRGGLVHLDFLFTNQDEQSFYRHDVQVLNVP; from the coding sequence ATGAGAAGTAAAGGCTTCACTCTGGTTGAAATGGTGATCACCATTATTGTGCTGGGTGTTATTTTTCTCGGTTTTACCGGTATCCTTGAAACGGGTACCAAAGGTTATATCGACAGTGTTGACCGGCAGAAAGTACAGAATCAGGCCCGTTTCGTAATAGAGAAGATGTCGCGGGAAATCCGTCATGCTGTGCCAAATAGCTTTGCCACCACCAGCAGCACTTCCGCTAAATGTATTAACTTTTATCCTATTGTGCGTTCTGGATTTTATTCCCGTAATCAGACTAGCGGCAAGGTGGATTTTGTGGTGACTAATCAGGGTGTCCAATTACCGTCACCGGTTAGTGAATCTCTGGTGATAAATCCAAGTCGAAACGCTGATCTGACTAGCGGTAAGCAGTTTAAAAGTCTTTCTGGGTGCAGGGATAGCGCCGATAGCAGTTGTACAGAGTCGCAACCGGCCAGCGGAGTGTATGTTTATTCCATTGACGATGACTTTAACAGCCATTCTGTTGCTAACCGCTATTATACTTATAACGGTGAGGTTAGTTACTGTATCAGTAGTAGCGGCAATTTAACCCGTAACACTGTTATTGTTGCTGAAGAGGTTAACTTTACTCAGAGCCGCTTTGAGTACCTTCAGGCTACTCTGCAACGCGGCGGTTTGGTTCATCTGGACTTTCTGTTTACCAATCAGGATGAACAGAGTTTCTACAGACATGATGTGCAGGTATTAAATGTTCCGTAA
- the mreC gene encoding rod shape-determining protein MreC: MKPIFGRGPSLQLRLFIAVSISASLMLADSRLDAFSGVRYILNSMVAPIQYAANLPRTMFDGMYERLNTRQQLMDSNASLKREILYLKSEVGLLEQYQEENQRLRKLLGSPFVRDEKKVVTEVMAVDSSPYRHQVVIDKGHTDGVYVGQPVINEKGIVGQVTFVAAHNARVLLLVDSNNSIPVQVVRNDIRVIASGKGELDSIYLEHISLSTDIQQGDLLVTSGLGNIYPEGYPVAYVSEVDNDNSRQFAQIKAEPVVEFDRLRYLLLIWPNEDRQKAVLSSSEDMEAEAGDTQDGK; the protein is encoded by the coding sequence ATGAAACCTATATTTGGCAGAGGCCCCTCTCTGCAACTCCGTTTGTTTATAGCGGTATCCATATCAGCCAGCTTGATGCTGGCTGATAGTCGTCTTGATGCCTTCTCCGGCGTGCGCTACATACTTAACAGTATGGTTGCACCTATCCAGTATGCGGCTAATCTTCCGAGAACCATGTTTGATGGAATGTATGAGCGGCTGAATACGCGACAGCAGCTTATGGACAGTAATGCCTCGCTGAAGCGGGAAATTCTCTATCTTAAGAGTGAAGTCGGATTGCTGGAGCAGTATCAGGAAGAGAACCAGAGGTTACGTAAGCTTCTCGGCTCTCCCTTTGTCCGTGATGAGAAAAAAGTCGTTACTGAAGTAATGGCTGTAGATTCATCACCGTATCGCCATCAGGTGGTGATCGATAAAGGGCACACCGATGGTGTTTATGTCGGTCAGCCGGTGATTAATGAAAAAGGCATTGTTGGTCAGGTAACTTTTGTTGCCGCGCACAATGCCCGCGTGCTCTTGCTGGTGGACTCAAATAATTCAATCCCGGTTCAGGTGGTTCGGAATGATATCCGGGTGATTGCATCGGGTAAAGGAGAGCTGGACAGCATCTATCTGGAACATATTTCCCTGAGTACTGATATTCAGCAAGGCGATTTACTGGTCACTTCCGGTCTGGGGAACATTTATCCCGAAGGCTACCCTGTTGCTTATGTGTCAGAGGTTGACAATGACAATAGCCGCCAGTTTGCTCAGATAAAAGCAGAACCTGTAGTTGAGTTTGACCGTCTGCGTTATCTGCTGCTGATCTGGCCAAACGAAGACAGACAAAAAGCCGTACTGTCCTCATCGGAAGATATGGAAGCTGAAGCGGGAGATACTCAAGATGGCAAATAG
- a CDS encoding type II secretion system protein, producing MPFANYRRSGFTLIELVVIILLLSIISVYAASRYSGTSSFSAFAAQEQAISIIRQIQLSRMQSNVSGTVSTDYQLRVSSDCLGSVSSCTTTSNSRSNRLVLPQDVSFAQSMTVGFDLLGNPSCVTGTCPANFKIDISDSGATASVCINSQGYVYGC from the coding sequence ATGCCTTTCGCTAATTATCGCCGGTCTGGTTTTACCCTAATTGAGCTAGTGGTAATTATTCTTCTGCTAAGCATTATCTCTGTCTATGCTGCCAGCCGTTATTCCGGTACTTCAAGCTTCTCTGCTTTTGCCGCTCAGGAACAGGCTATTTCTATTATCCGTCAGATCCAGTTAAGCCGGATGCAATCTAATGTTAGCGGAACAGTTTCCACAGACTATCAGCTTAGGGTCTCTTCAGATTGTCTTGGATCGGTTTCAAGCTGCACAACCACCAGTAACTCCCGCAGTAACCGGTTGGTTCTTCCTCAGGATGTTAGTTTTGCTCAGTCAATGACGGTGGGCTTTGATCTTTTGGGCAACCCCTCTTGTGTAACGGGAACCTGTCCGGCAAATTTTAAAATCGATATTTCTGATAGCGGTGCTACTGCCAGTGTCTGTATTAACTCTCAGGGGTACGTTTATGGCTGCTAA
- a CDS encoding GspE/PulE family protein produces the protein MQIKLRKRLGDLLVEEGIVNDQQVGQALATQKQTGRKLGDTLIQLGFLTETQMLEFLSRQLSLPLIDLSRADVDIDAVQLLPEVHARRIRALIIGRSGNSLRVAMSDPADLSAQESLFERLTQYELDFVIASEKQLVEGFDRYYRRTKEIATFAEQLQAEHQTADSFDFGLAADDDSEEVTVVKLINSLFEDAIQVGASDIHIEPDASVLRLRQRVDGVLHETLLNEVNIASALVLRLKLMANLDISEKRLPQDGRFNVRSKGQSIDIRMSTMPVQHGESVVMRLLNQTAGVRPLDESGLPEELLQRFRKQLRRPHGMILVTGPTGSGKTTTLYGALSELNEPSKKIITAEDPVEYRLPRVNQVQVNPKIDLDFSTVLRTFLRQDPDIILVGEMRDQETVEIGLRAALTGHLVLSTLHTNDAVDSALRMMDMGAPGYLVASSVRAVLAQRLVRKVCPDCATTEIPDESKKSWLESRFPNQTNAVFTKGRGCQNCNVTGYRGRIGVFEFLELQEEMMDALRANDAVLFAEKARNAAGYKPLLASAMELALKGIVSLDEVMHLGEGDSSGNIDPIYIGES, from the coding sequence GTGCAGATTAAGTTAAGAAAAAGATTGGGTGACTTGCTGGTTGAAGAGGGCATCGTTAATGATCAGCAGGTAGGGCAGGCACTTGCCACTCAGAAGCAGACCGGACGAAAGCTGGGAGATACCCTGATACAGCTTGGCTTTCTGACCGAAACCCAGATGCTGGAGTTCCTTTCCCGGCAGTTATCGTTGCCACTTATAGATCTTTCCCGTGCTGATGTGGATATAGATGCGGTTCAGCTTCTGCCTGAGGTGCATGCCAGACGTATACGTGCCCTGATCATTGGGCGTTCGGGTAATAGCCTTAGAGTTGCCATGAGTGACCCTGCAGACCTCTCTGCTCAGGAGTCACTGTTTGAGAGGCTTACTCAATACGAACTTGATTTTGTTATCGCTTCTGAAAAGCAGTTGGTTGAGGGGTTTGATCGCTACTACCGAAGAACCAAAGAGATAGCTACCTTTGCCGAGCAGCTTCAGGCGGAACACCAGACTGCGGACAGTTTTGATTTCGGTCTGGCTGCCGATGATGACAGTGAAGAGGTTACAGTAGTAAAACTGATTAACTCCCTGTTTGAGGATGCCATACAGGTTGGCGCCTCGGATATTCATATTGAACCCGATGCCAGTGTGCTCAGGTTACGTCAGCGGGTTGACGGCGTTCTGCATGAAACCCTGTTAAACGAAGTTAATATTGCCTCCGCTCTGGTATTGCGCCTTAAGTTAATGGCCAATCTGGATATTTCCGAGAAGCGTTTACCTCAGGACGGACGCTTTAATGTCCGTAGCAAGGGGCAATCTATCGATATTCGTATGTCGACCATGCCGGTTCAGCATGGTGAGTCTGTGGTAATGCGTCTGCTTAATCAGACTGCAGGTGTCCGCCCTCTGGATGAGTCCGGTTTACCTGAAGAGCTGCTGCAACGCTTCAGAAAGCAGCTGAGAAGGCCGCATGGAATGATTCTGGTCACAGGCCCGACAGGTTCGGGTAAAACCACCACCCTGTATGGTGCTTTGTCAGAGCTGAATGAACCGTCCAAAAAGATCATTACCGCTGAAGATCCGGTGGAATATCGCCTGCCAAGGGTTAATCAGGTTCAGGTAAACCCGAAAATAGACCTCGACTTTTCAACGGTTCTGCGAACCTTCCTGCGTCAGGATCCCGATATTATTCTGGTTGGTGAGATGCGGGATCAGGAGACGGTTGAGATTGGGTTAAGGGCAGCCCTGACTGGTCACTTAGTTTTAAGTACCCTGCACACTAACGATGCCGTCGACAGTGCATTAAGAATGATGGATATGGGCGCACCGGGGTATCTGGTGGCAAGTTCTGTGCGTGCGGTACTGGCACAAAGGCTGGTACGTAAAGTGTGCCCTGACTGTGCGACGACTGAAATACCGGACGAGTCGAAAAAGAGCTGGCTGGAGAGCCGTTTCCCTAATCAAACCAATGCAGTGTTTACTAAAGGAAGAGGTTGTCAGAACTGTAATGTGACCGGTTATCGTGGCCGGATTGGTGTGTTTGAGTTCTTAGAACTGCAGGAAGAGATGATGGATGCCCTGAGGGCGAATGATGCGGTACTGTTTGCTGAAAAGGCACGAAATGCCGCCGGATACAAGCCTCTGCTGGCATCGGCAATGGAGCTGGCGCTGAAGGGCATAGTGAGCCTGGATGAAGTGATGCATCTGGGTGAAGGTGACTCTTCAGGAAACATTGACCCGATTTATATCGGGGAGAGCTAA
- a CDS encoding rod shape-determining protein, which translates to MFKKLRGMFSNDLSIDLGTANTLIYVKGQGIVLDEPSVVAISQKRAGSAKSVAAVGHEAKQMLGRTPGSISAIRPMKDGVIADFYVTEKMLQHFIKQVHDNSILKPSPRVLVCVPCGSTQVERRAIRESALGAGAREVYLIDEPMAAAIGAGLRVSEPTGSMVIDIGGGTTEVAVISLNDVVYSSSVRIGGDRFDEAIINYVRRNYGSLIGEATAEKIKHVIGSAYPGDDVDEIEVRGRNLAEGVPRSFTLNSNEILEALQEPLTGIVSAVMVALEQCPPELAADISENGMVLTGGGALLRDLDRLLMEETGIPVVIAEDPLTCVARGGGKALEMIDMHGGDLFSEE; encoded by the coding sequence ATGTTTAAGAAACTTCGTGGTATGTTTTCAAATGACCTATCAATTGATTTAGGTACCGCTAACACACTAATTTATGTAAAAGGACAAGGCATTGTTCTTGATGAGCCTTCAGTAGTTGCAATCAGCCAAAAACGTGCAGGCAGTGCAAAAAGTGTTGCAGCTGTTGGTCATGAGGCGAAACAGATGCTTGGACGTACTCCGGGCTCAATTTCTGCAATCCGCCCGATGAAAGATGGCGTTATTGCCGACTTCTATGTAACTGAAAAAATGCTGCAGCATTTTATTAAGCAGGTACATGACAATAGCATTCTTAAACCAAGCCCGCGTGTACTGGTTTGTGTTCCGTGTGGTTCTACTCAGGTAGAGCGTCGTGCGATTCGTGAGTCTGCTCTTGGTGCGGGAGCCCGTGAGGTTTACCTGATCGACGAGCCGATGGCAGCAGCAATTGGTGCAGGTCTGAGAGTGTCTGAGCCTACGGGTTCTATGGTGATCGATATCGGTGGTGGTACTACCGAAGTTGCGGTGATTTCCCTGAATGACGTGGTTTACTCTTCGTCAGTTCGTATCGGTGGTGACCGTTTTGATGAGGCCATTATCAACTATGTCCGCCGCAACTATGGCAGCTTGATTGGTGAAGCAACAGCAGAGAAGATCAAACACGTTATCGGCTCGGCTTACCCGGGTGACGATGTTGATGAAATTGAAGTTCGTGGCCGTAACCTTGCTGAAGGTGTGCCGCGTAGCTTTACCCTGAACTCGAATGAGATCCTTGAAGCGTTGCAGGAGCCGCTGACAGGTATCGTTTCTGCGGTAATGGTTGCTCTTGAACAGTGTCCGCCGGAACTGGCTGCTGATATCTCTGAGAACGGTATGGTTCTGACAGGTGGTGGTGCACTGCTGAGAGATCTTGACCGTCTTCTGATGGAAGAGACAGGTATTCCGGTTGTTATTGCTGAGGACCCTCTGACTTGTGTTGCCCGTGGTGGCGGTAAAGCGTTAGAAATGATCGACATGCATGGTGGCGATCTGTTCAGTGAAGAATAA
- a CDS encoding type II secretion system protein, with product MKRQAGFTLIELVVVIVILGILAVTAAPRFLNLQKDARVASLEGMRGAIQGASGMVYGKSAIEGEESKAKGASPAPSVDASGSTVLTSYGYPTAADGGIGNAVVGLQSATDWARFTDGTTNTYVITFQASTALADAAAVKATKCYITYTEATSGTVPAAVAITDSSGC from the coding sequence ATGAAAAGACAAGCTGGTTTTACCCTGATTGAATTGGTTGTTGTTATTGTAATTTTGGGTATTCTTGCCGTAACAGCCGCACCTAGATTTTTAAATTTGCAGAAAGATGCGAGAGTTGCTTCTCTTGAAGGAATGCGTGGTGCGATTCAGGGCGCATCAGGTATGGTGTATGGCAAGTCTGCTATTGAAGGTGAAGAGTCTAAAGCTAAAGGTGCTTCTCCGGCTCCTTCAGTTGATGCAAGTGGTTCAACTGTGCTTACCTCATATGGTTATCCGACCGCGGCGGATGGTGGTATAGGCAATGCAGTTGTGGGTCTTCAGAGTGCCACTGACTGGGCAAGATTTACTGATGGGACTACCAATACCTATGTAATTACTTTTCAGGCAAGTACAGCATTAGCTGATGCTGCGGCAGTTAAAGCAACCAAATGTTATATTACTTATACGGAAGCGACATCAGGTACTGTCCCTGCTGCGGTAGCAATAACTGATAGTTCTGGTTGCTAA
- a CDS encoding type II secretion system protein → MAAKLTYRQKGFTLIESIVAIVVMGVAMVTLTSLLFPQFQDSAKPQYEVRAAALANSLLTEVMARRYDENSNPDGEVVRCGEGDPCTLQSAFGPDGTESDPASFDDVDDYIGCWTTNTASNAYCSTVAGNLDDVFGDAISSEYPNFAADIDVVSATIAGNSQFKKVTVTVTAGSYGEYQFSAYRGNY, encoded by the coding sequence ATGGCTGCTAAGCTAACCTACAGGCAGAAAGGCTTTACCCTTATCGAAAGTATTGTGGCCATTGTGGTGATGGGGGTAGCCATGGTTACCCTGACCTCACTGCTTTTTCCTCAGTTTCAGGACTCAGCTAAACCACAGTATGAAGTTCGTGCCGCTGCGTTAGCTAACAGTTTGCTGACTGAAGTAATGGCGCGCCGCTACGATGAAAACAGTAACCCTGACGGAGAAGTGGTTCGTTGTGGTGAAGGTGATCCATGTACTTTGCAAAGTGCTTTTGGCCCGGATGGCACAGAATCTGATCCTGCCAGCTTTGATGATGTGGATGACTATATAGGCTGCTGGACTACCAATACCGCCAGCAACGCATACTGCTCAACGGTGGCGGGAAACCTGGATGATGTATTCGGTGATGCCATCAGTAGCGAATATCCCAACTTTGCAGCCGATATAGATGTTGTTTCTGCAACAATTGCCGGTAATAGCCAGTTTAAGAAAGTTACTGTGACAGTGACGGCCGGCTCGTACGGTGAGTACCAGTTTTCAGCCTACAGAGGGAACTACTGA
- a CDS encoding type II secretion system F family protein, with protein MANFRYQGRNAEGKQISGDVEAPTEELAIDSLINRGIIPTSVVMGKSAGKGLSIDLSDLLVPAVPLEILVIFCRQMYSLTKAGVPLLRAIKGLSGNAHNKQLKTALEQVGTELTNGRSLSASMRLHSNVFSPLFVSMVNVGENTGRLDEVLLQLSGYYEQELETRKRIKTAMRYPSFVIGFVVVAMFVLNIWVIPQFSSMFSRFGVDLPLPTQILIATSGFFVNYWVWMLAAIFAAGFGFKLWISGAAGREIWDGIRLKLPIVGSIVNRAQMARFSRTFSLMLKAGVPLNQSIALAAESMGNRFLEVRLMEMKSSIEAGGTISNTAINSGIFTPLVIQMIAVGEETGRIDELLMEVADFYDREVEYDLKTLTARIEPILLVIVAAIVLVLALGIFLPMWGMLDAIQGR; from the coding sequence ATGGCTAACTTCAGGTATCAGGGCAGAAATGCAGAGGGGAAGCAGATCAGCGGTGATGTTGAAGCGCCGACGGAAGAGCTGGCGATCGATTCCCTGATCAACCGTGGCATTATTCCTACTTCAGTTGTGATGGGAAAAAGTGCCGGCAAAGGCCTCTCTATCGATCTGAGCGACTTGCTTGTTCCGGCCGTTCCGCTGGAAATATTGGTGATCTTCTGCCGTCAGATGTACAGCCTGACTAAAGCTGGCGTACCATTGCTCAGAGCTATCAAGGGGCTTTCCGGCAATGCTCATAATAAGCAGTTAAAAACAGCTTTGGAACAGGTAGGGACTGAGCTGACCAACGGCCGTAGCCTTTCAGCTTCTATGCGCCTGCATAGCAATGTATTTAGTCCGCTTTTTGTTTCAATGGTTAATGTCGGGGAAAACACCGGCCGGCTGGATGAAGTACTGCTCCAGTTGAGTGGTTACTACGAACAGGAACTGGAAACCAGAAAGCGGATAAAAACCGCCATGCGTTACCCGAGCTTTGTTATTGGCTTTGTGGTGGTGGCCATGTTTGTACTTAACATCTGGGTGATTCCTCAGTTCTCCAGTATGTTCTCCCGCTTTGGTGTTGATCTGCCACTGCCTACTCAGATATTGATTGCTACATCGGGTTTCTTTGTTAACTACTGGGTGTGGATGCTGGCAGCCATATTTGCTGCCGGCTTTGGCTTTAAACTGTGGATCTCCGGGGCGGCCGGACGGGAAATCTGGGACGGAATACGGCTAAAACTGCCTATTGTCGGTAGTATCGTTAACCGGGCACAGATGGCACGTTTTTCCAGAACCTTCTCCTTAATGTTGAAGGCCGGTGTACCACTTAACCAGTCGATTGCACTGGCTGCGGAATCGATGGGAAACCGCTTTCTCGAAGTGCGCCTGATGGAGATGAAATCTTCCATTGAGGCGGGGGGAACCATATCAAATACCGCAATAAACAGCGGTATTTTTACCCCTTTGGTGATCCAGATGATCGCCGTGGGTGAGGAAACGGGTCGTATTGATGAGTTGCTGATGGAAGTCGCTGACTTCTATGACCGGGAAGTGGAGTACGATCTCAAGACTCTGACTGCCCGTATTGAGCCTATTCTGCTGGTTATTGTGGCGGCTATTGTGCTGGTGCTGGCTCTGGGTATTTTTCTGCCTATGTGGGGCATGCTGGATGCGATTCAGGGACGATAA
- a CDS encoding type II secretion system protein, whose protein sequence is MKKQTGFSLMELVIVIVILGLLAVAALPRFLDITDEAKKASIEGVAGGYATAVLSARAQWEAEGRPQTSSRNVVNYDGTDFLLTSSATSGYRDGYPIAVYSGSDATTVNAAACKALMEQLLQNPPSVETSDTGSPKYIASAPANDECRYEQQEGSTKHNFVYKVSAGRVTVNLVN, encoded by the coding sequence ATGAAGAAACAGACTGGTTTTTCTTTGATGGAACTGGTGATTGTCATTGTTATTTTAGGGTTGTTGGCCGTAGCGGCACTGCCCCGGTTTTTAGATATTACTGACGAGGCGAAAAAAGCGAGTATTGAAGGCGTTGCTGGCGGTTATGCTACGGCAGTGTTATCGGCGCGGGCACAGTGGGAGGCAGAAGGCCGCCCTCAAACCAGCAGCCGCAATGTGGTTAATTATGACGGTACCGATTTTCTGCTAACCAGCTCTGCAACCAGTGGTTACAGAGACGGCTACCCGATTGCCGTATATAGCGGCAGTGATGCAACCACGGTTAATGCGGCTGCCTGTAAAGCCCTGATGGAGCAGTTATTACAGAATCCGCCATCGGTAGAGACCAGCGATACCGGTTCACCTAAGTATATTGCCTCAGCTCCGGCCAATGATGAGTGTCGCTATGAGCAGCAGGAAGGCAGTACCAAGCATAACTTTGTCTATAAAGTATCAGCCGGGCGTGTCACAGTTAATTTAGTCAATTAG
- a CDS encoding DUF6701 domain-containing protein, translated as MRFLVAILLIVVSFQGWSATSTCTGFHGNKNFHLQFDITSAQQSQQIIVDQTGNSPDVIVYSTVAASGALFVDSALYSATPVNYQVLITSDGGSEVNYYRRLAGTTGWPAAISTAFYNFKNGILRADSNDGSIDLTSCSDYIPDLTPPVSYQLEVTPVNDFALQCENPQFTFTVKDSNTGNVVTDYSGTISVTLPSGVTVQSVVQGGISGSNYTTNNGVLILALSSSQLGQFTVSGELDSGETDSSQLYVAPYKFGVNTVNAIAARETVFTLNALACNNGSATVVSGYQGSKNLLISDKTLQDPTLAEGASWGVLTVSNQSGTSANPNLSLDFSSGSASGSINYTESGSISFKITDPAFTCPSGFDCKAEDDEAWNGLQAIVNINSRPWTFAICDPDDAVMDGTSSSGTKYKSAGSLFNLNVKPIVYQSGGALSGEVDVASYCSASVTNNFYVTNGPLATVYLKGALATPSSGRIGSGSNFLSSGGDSKRHYEKVSGENYYSFSDLRWDEVGSLKVTADIGSANYLGMTINTGYRNVGRFYPANLSILNSTDLFIQNQKTIWQYPSGYNNFAYMGQPIIHNFIVQANSATGTATQNYGLFSDDQIETLDYMAIAQTGSGTVWSDIDSSGAEQRIKSGDTYRWDGSHWGKTLGIESAQLSVAIAGFEFEKKQDSSAANYTSEADGPYSDTTTKKSLFGLKVLDKTTAEVDFSTLDFGSELAAHTTHQGKKFDSQPLFRYGRMTLQDVGGNQDIALSVPLKTEYWDGSNFVTNSYDDGSDFNPAYYCREQIWRDGSGSSDASFSSSGTEVVDGQSDTLSAQHTESREQVRLWLRQQASLPSGVEASRCFSSGTVINQPWLRYNWRGLGDEDPSAVITFGVYRGNDRVIFRGEPRLSGD; from the coding sequence ATGCGGTTTTTAGTTGCTATTTTACTAATTGTGGTTTCGTTTCAGGGCTGGTCCGCAACATCGACTTGTACAGGATTTCACGGTAACAAGAACTTCCATCTGCAATTTGATATCACTTCAGCACAACAGTCCCAGCAAATAATTGTGGATCAAACCGGAAACAGTCCTGATGTTATTGTTTACTCAACTGTAGCGGCCTCTGGTGCTCTGTTTGTTGACTCTGCCCTATATTCAGCAACTCCGGTTAACTATCAGGTGCTGATTACTTCTGATGGAGGTTCAGAGGTTAATTACTATAGAAGATTGGCAGGTACTACTGGGTGGCCTGCTGCAATCTCAACAGCATTTTATAACTTCAAAAATGGTATTCTAAGAGCTGACTCCAATGATGGTTCAATCGATTTAACCAGCTGTTCTGACTATATTCCCGATCTTACTCCTCCAGTAAGTTACCAACTGGAAGTTACTCCGGTTAATGACTTTGCACTGCAATGCGAAAACCCTCAATTTACCTTTACCGTTAAAGACAGCAACACCGGAAATGTTGTGACAGATTACAGTGGTACTATCTCCGTCACCTTACCTAGCGGTGTAACAGTACAGAGTGTTGTACAGGGGGGGATCAGCGGAAGTAATTACACGACCAATAACGGAGTACTGATTCTGGCATTAAGCAGCAGTCAGTTGGGTCAATTTACCGTATCTGGTGAACTGGATAGCGGTGAAACAGACAGTAGCCAGTTATATGTGGCACCTTATAAGTTCGGTGTAAATACTGTTAATGCTATTGCCGCAAGAGAGACGGTTTTTACTTTAAATGCACTGGCTTGCAATAACGGCTCAGCAACGGTCGTTTCCGGCTATCAGGGGAGCAAAAACCTGCTAATCTCCGATAAGACCCTGCAAGACCCTACCCTTGCTGAAGGGGCGAGTTGGGGGGTTCTGACGGTAAGTAATCAGTCAGGAACGTCGGCCAATCCAAATTTGAGTCTTGATTTCAGCTCAGGTTCAGCATCCGGAAGCATTAACTACACCGAGTCAGGCAGTATCAGTTTTAAAATAACAGACCCCGCATTTACCTGCCCGTCAGGCTTTGATTGTAAAGCAGAAGATGATGAAGCGTGGAATGGTTTGCAGGCTATCGTTAATATCAACTCCCGCCCGTGGACATTTGCTATCTGCGATCCTGACGATGCAGTTATGGATGGTACCTCTTCATCGGGAACAAAATATAAATCCGCAGGTAGTCTGTTTAACCTGAATGTTAAGCCCATTGTCTATCAAAGTGGTGGCGCTCTGTCCGGTGAAGTCGATGTAGCAAGTTACTGCTCCGCCAGTGTAACCAATAATTTTTATGTCACTAATGGCCCGCTGGCAACGGTATATCTGAAAGGTGCCCTTGCAACGCCGTCATCTGGCCGAATCGGTTCTGGCTCAAACTTCCTTTCATCGGGTGGGGACAGTAAACGTCATTACGAAAAAGTCTCCGGTGAGAACTACTACAGCTTTAGCGATCTTCGCTGGGATGAGGTAGGTAGCCTGAAAGTAACTGCTGATATTGGCAGTGCGAATTATCTTGGAATGACCATTAATACAGGCTACCGGAATGTAGGACGTTTCTATCCGGCGAATCTTAGTATATTAAACAGTACCGATCTCTTTATACAAAACCAGAAAACTATCTGGCAATACCCATCCGGTTACAACAATTTTGCTTATATGGGCCAGCCAATTATCCATAACTTTATTGTTCAGGCGAACTCCGCAACGGGAACAGCAACCCAAAACTACGGGCTATTTTCTGACGATCAAATTGAAACACTGGATTATATGGCTATCGCCCAGACAGGCAGCGGAACCGTCTGGAGTGATATTGACAGTAGTGGCGCTGAGCAGAGGATCAAAAGCGGCGATACTTATCGCTGGGACGGCAGCCATTGGGGCAAAACCTTGGGGATAGAGAGTGCCCAACTATCCGTAGCTATTGCCGGTTTTGAATTCGAGAAAAAGCAAGATAGCTCAGCGGCTAACTACACGTCAGAAGCAGATGGCCCATACTCGGACACCACCACTAAGAAATCACTGTTTGGATTAAAGGTACTTGATAAAACAACTGCCGAAGTCGATTTTTCCACTCTGGACTTCGGTAGCGAACTGGCGGCACATACCACACATCAGGGTAAAAAGTTTGATAGTCAGCCATTGTTCCGGTATGGACGGATGACCCTTCAGGACGTAGGTGGTAATCAGGATATTGCTTTGTCAGTGCCGTTAAAGACGGAATACTGGGATGGCAGCAACTTTGTTACCAATAGCTACGATGATGGCAGTGATTTTAATCCTGCTTACTATTGTCGTGAACAGATTTGGCGTGACGGTTCCGGCAGCTCCGATGCCAGTTTCAGCAGTAGCGGAACAGAGGTTGTAGATGGTCAGTCTGACACTTTGTCAGCTCAGCATACTGAAAGCAGAGAACAGGTAAGATTATGGCTGCGACAGCAAGCTTCTCTGCCAAGTGGTGTTGAAGCCAGCCGCTGTTTCAGTTCAGGTACAGTGATTAACCAGCCGTGGCTAAGATATAACTGGCGTGGGTTAGGGGATGAAGATCCTTCTGCTGTGATTACTTTTGGCGTTTACCGTGGTAATGACAGGGTTATTTTCCGCGGTGAACCACGCCTGAGCGGAGATTAA